The following DNA comes from Candidatus Peregrinibacteria bacterium.
TTTCTCTTTTGGGAATTGCGATTGATCTTTTTCTACTGCAACCGTTTCAAGCTCAATTTCTCCCAGAGGTGTTGGGGTAATTTCAAGAAAATCTCGTGCTTTTTCTGCATCAATTGGTGTTTCAGAAAAGAGACATATTTCCCGATACGATTCTTTTTGCGCATGCGCCCCGATCATTTGAGGTTTTGGAGCAACAACAAAAGAAATTGTTTCTGGATTTTTTAGGGTAGAAACTCGCCCTTCCCATCCTTCTGGAATCGTCAATTCGGGGCGATCATCATCGGGAAGCACTGTATACGAGAGTCCTTCTGAAAAATGTATATCGTATGTTTTTCCATTATCGAGTGGATTTTTGAGGGAAATCGTCATGCGTCGCGGATCTGATTCTTTTTCACATTCCTCATCCCATCCTCGTTTTTCCACGTCCCTACAGCGTAAGGCGGTTTCAAGAAGAATATCTTCCTCAGAAACATTGGAAATCGAAAGATGAGATTTTACTTCTTCGATATTCTTTGGAGGCATGTCAAATACCAAGAGGATTTTTGGGCTTGGCCCGACTACGAGAGAAGAAGAATCTGTCGAAAACTTGGAATATTCGGGTTCTATATGAACAAAAGGAAGTGTAGAAAAATCCGTTACCAGTGACCCCTCGGTTTTAAAGGTCCCCTCAGTTCCCAAAACACCAGATTCAAGCCATATTCGATACCGTTCAGAATATCCCCAAAAATCTTCTGGCGGACGAGCATCTATCAGAGAGGTGTCTTCTTTTTTCTCTCCATCTTGCTCATAGATTCCGTATTTGACAGAGACAGCAGATGGATCCGAAAGAATGCCACCACCCATTCGAAATGCGCTTTGGAATTTTGAAAGAAAAACGGGCTGATCAAAAGCAATACGAAGTGGTGAAAACGGATGGAGCGTTTCAACACCCCTCGTGAGCAAATGAATTTGTGGCGTGCGAATGGTAACGGTTTTTCCTTCGGCAAGAATAAGACCGTTTGGAGTTACAAATCCATCGGGAACAGAGATGGCGATCTCAGAAGAACGTGGAAGACGATGCTCCACTAATTCCCCTTCTTGAAGCTCTATTCCATCGGGAAAAGTATCTGCCGGCATCTGCCCCTGAACCTGAAGAATACTGGTTCCAGCGAGTCGAAATCGGTGTGGAAAGTCGGGGGAAATCGCAATATCAAATGTCTGCTTCTCAAGATCATCAATAGTAGTGAGTTCTGCAATTGGCTGATTAAAGATAATACTCACATCCGTTCCCGTTTCAACCTCTTGTCCATCAGCAGGAAGAATGGTAAGGATTTTAAGTTCATCGTTTCGGGTGAAGGTTTTTTGAATCGCCTCTGGAAGATTATTGCCCTCTGCATCAAGTGCGTCAGAAGTAATCTCTGTTTCGTAGGTTGTTCCTACGGAATATTCTTCTTCGGGAGTAAAAGTAAATGACTTCCCTTCTTCATCCCATGAAAAACTTCCGGGAACACGAGGAGAGAGTGCAAAAGCATTTTCTACCGACTGTTTATCCATTGTCCGATTGAACGAAAAAGTAATGGGCAATTTTCCTCCGACTTCTTGTGAATCGTTCGGAAGAGTAGAAGAGAGAAGAACCGGAAAGGAGGAGATTTCCTCTGTTTTTGGAATATCATCGAGAATGGCAAATCCTTCTTCATCTACAAGCGGACGATGTTCTTCTTTGGGAAGAATTCGAGGAGCACTGCCTGAGTCATCAATCATTTTTGGATCGGAGTTTTGGAAAAAACATCCTCCAAAAAAAAGAAGGAGGAAAAGGGAGGGGAGAAAAATACGTTTCATAGCTATGAAAAAGCAATATGGAAAATAGCAAATTTTTCGGATATTGTCCTCTTTTTTACAAGAATTGTGATCTTTTTTAATCTTGCAAAATAAGAGCGGGATTTTTAGCCCAAATTTTTTATTTTTGCTGATCACCAAGAAATTTTCTTGATTTTAGAATGGAGTTCTGAAAGAATAAAGACAAGCTAGAAAAGTATTTTTTTATGAAGAAGTAAGCACGAGAAGAGCTTGCTCCTTTTCTTTTTTTATATTTCGATGGATAAAGGAAAGTTTATTGCGGCACTTACGCAAATTGCCGCAGAGAAAAATTTGGATGAAGACATTGTTCTTGAGGCAGTGAAAATGGCGATTACTGCCGCATATCGAAAAGATTATGGGAATAAGGATCAGGAGATAGAAGTCATATTGCGAGATGACGCGCAGTTCGCAAGTATTTTGCAAATCAAAGAAGTTGTAGAAGAAGTGGAGAATGAAAACTTTGAGATTTCTCTAAAAGAAGCGCAGAAAATAAAAAGTGGAGTGGAATTGGGAGATGAAATTCGGATTGATGTTACGCCAATTGAATATGGGAGAATCGCGGCACAATCTGCAAAACAGGTTATTCTTCAGCGTCTTCAGGAAGCCGAACGAACGGCGCTCTTTCAGCGTTTTAAAAGTCGACAAGATTCATTGCTCACTGCAAGTGTAAGCCGTGTAGAAGGATCACACATATTTCTTGACATCGAAAAAACAACAGTACTTCTTCTTCCACGAGATCAAATTTCTAATGAGAAACTTTTTCCAGGACGACGAATTCGAGTCTATCTCGAAAAAGTACAGCAAACAAGTAAGGGGCCTCAGCTCAAAGTTTCTCGAACGCATCCCCGACTTATCGAACTTCTTATGCATCAGGAAATCCCTGAAATTGAGCACAAAGAAGTAGAGATTCGTGCGGTAGCAAGAGATCCTGGAGTTCGCTCAAAAGTGGCGGTTTCTTCTGGAGATCAAAAAGTCGATCCTGTGGGAGCATGTATCGGACAACGAGGAACAAGAATTGCTCCTATCATGGATGAACTTTCAGGAGAGCGCGTTGATGTTATTGAATGGAGCAATGATCCCACCATGCTTATTGCTCGAGCATTGCAACCAGCAAAAATTAATAACGTCGTTATTGTTATTCCCGAAGAAGGAACCGATCCAAATACCGGTCGTCGCGTTAAAAAACGCGCCGCTGTTTTTGTGGAAGAAGTGGAGCGCGCCATGGCAGTAGGGAAGCGTGGACAAAATATCCGCCTCGCGAGTGAACTCACTGGCTTTGAACTCGACATGTATAACGCGGAAGAATACGAGCCATTTCTTTCAAAGCTCCAAGAGATTCAACAAGTCCCTTCTTCGAAAAAGAAAGAAGTTTCCTCGGAATCAAACGAATAGATATTCTGCTCTTAGCATTCTAATAATGGAAATAGAAAAGGAAATTTCTAAGCGGATCTATAGCTATGAAGATCCCAAAAGAGTTTCTTTTTCCAGAAAATATCCTTTTCTAAAAAGACAATTATTTTTTTGCGCCATAATGCAAGAAGCCTTCAAAATTTTCTCGATTTCAGAATAAAGCACACAAGAAGGAATACTTTTTTCGATTATGTGGTGGCAAGAGATCAATCTGTATTGAGACGCAGACTCGGAGATAGTAGCCCAAATACAAGAACAAAAAAATATGGCTCTTGAGTAGAAAAATCAAAAACAGCAAAACTTTTAGGGCTAAACCGAAGAAACTATTGATAGATATTTCAACATCTTTCGGGAGAAAATCACCCTGTATGCTATCGTATAAAGAAAGAGTCCGGAGAGTTTGAACTCGATGAGAGTTATTGTGGAGTAAAAAGAGTCCGAGGAAAAAGAGGGAGAGGAGCAGTAGGAAAAACACCGATATTTGGAATACTGAAGCGAGAAGAAAAAATATCGGTGGCTATCATAAAGAAATGTAACAAGGAAGAGCTGCTACCGATCATACAAGAGAAAATACTCGAAGGTTCTACGATCCATACCGATGGATGGAGAGTATATGATGGACTCATTCCTCAATGGCTATAATCATTACCGTGTTTGTCATTCCATGATATGAGTTTTGTCGAAGCAAATGTCATGTAAGTGGAATAGAATCCTTCTGGTCATTTGCCAAAAGGAACTATAAAGACCAAGGTCTTTATGATAAAATGCCAAAGACCTTAAGAAGATTCTAAAATCTGCTACTCAAGAGCCAAATAAATTTCTTTTTTTACAAGAAGAATGAATGTTGGAAATGAAAGAGAAATTTATTCCTCAAAAAACAAATGCAAAACCAAAGAGAAAATCTCAAAAACTAAAAGGAAGAAATATTTGCATCTTTTCAGGAAAGTGTGAAAAAATAAGGGGTGTGAGGGCGTTTTTTGAAAATAAAAAGACACTACTCAAAAAGATCCATTTTCCTTCCAATTTTTCTCTTCCTGTTTCCAGAATATCCCCTCTGGAACGAGTGATGAACACCGTTTCATCCTCCCCTATTTTTTCAGTATCCATTCTGTGTTTTCCCCATCGCTTTCCTCTCGTAACGATTTTTGCAAAATCGCCGCGTCGCTTCCTCCGAAGTCTTCCTTTTCGGGACTTGCGAATTCTTCTGCAAAACTTGCCCTTATCACCTTTCTGCTCGAAAACGCAGAGGTGTATCGTGACGTAAAAAATATTGTCTTTATTCCTCACGAATCGTCAGAAATACACGAAATAAAAGGATATGCGTCTCTTTTTCTTGATCCCGAAAAATATCGAATTTTCAGCCTTCCATTAAGAGATGCACGTGACGAAGCAAAGGTAGAATGGGTTATTGCGCTGGCACAATCGAAGGGATTTTCTGGGAAAAATATCTTCCTTCTTCCCGAAACAGACGCTCTTTCAGAGGGATTTCCACTTGCAGAAAAAATAGCGCGCCACCAACTCATCATTCAAAAAGAAGATGTTTTCGAACCACTTCATCTCTTTAACCGTCTCATCAGTATGGGATTTGAGGTGTCGCCAGATGTAACACTTCAAAAAGGACAATATCGTCGAAGTGGAGATGTTATTGATGTTTTTCCTGTGGGCGCGGAATACCCTTTTAAAATAGAATTTGAGTTTGATCGGATAAAAAATATTTGGTCTTTTTCTCTTCAAGACAAAAAGATTATTAAGAGTTTTTCGCGACTTACGGTGTATCCTGTAAAGGTAGAAGCCCAAGGAAGACCTTTTTATGAGGTTTTATCTCAAGATGACCTCGTTATAACAGATGATGTTGATTCACTTCCGGGAGACTTTTTTTCTCGGTCACCGTCAAAAATATTAGAGTTCACGCCTTTTCCCGAACGGAGCGAAGAAGAGCACTACCAAATGCGCTTTCTTTCTGTACTCAAGTTCTATAATTTATTCGATCTTCTTACAGATTTTCGTGCAAAACTGAGTAATGGGTATCTGATTTTTGTTTTTACAAAACGTATTGAAGAGCTCAGTGGCATTCTCCTCGAAGAAAAAATCCCCTTTACTTCTGAAACTCCCGAAAAACCTTCTGAAGGTCTTTTTCTGATTGACGCAGACAGTGCGGAACACATGCCATCAAGTTTTCAGAACCCAGATCAAAAAATCCTCTTCCTAACGGATCGAGAAATTTTTCAGCTCCGGAGAAGTCGAAAACAAAAATCACTTGACAAGCTCAACCTTGAGTTCTTAACAAGTCTTAAAGTAGGAGATTATGTTGTGCACATGGATCATGGAATCGGGCATTTTTTGGGCGTTACAGAGCAAGAAATAGATGAACATATCCGAGAATACTTAGAAATCGCTTATGCCGGAACCGACCGGCTTTTTGTCCCCGTTGATCAGGCAGACAAAGTCTCTCGCTTTCTCTGTGAAGAAGGTGATGAGCCAAAACTCAATCGCTTGGGATCTGCGGAATGGGAGAATGTTCAAAAAAAGGCAAAAAAAGAAACGGAAAAAGTTGCAAAAGAACTCCTCCGTCTCTATGCAGAACGCGAACAGGCACGAAAAACTTCATTTTTGTCAGATACAAAGATTCAGCAAGAATTCGAAAAAACATTTCCTTACGAAGAAACCCCAGGGCAAATGTCTGCTATTGCAGATGTAAAACGAGATATGGAATCGGAAAAACCAATGGATCGTCTTGTTTGTGGAGATGTTGGATTTGGAAAAACAGAAGTCGCTATTCGAGCGGCATTTAAATGTGTACAGAGCGGACGACAAGTCGCGCTTATTTCTCCCGTAACCATTTTAGCGCAACAGCACTATGAATCGTTCTCAAAGCGCATGGAACACTTTGGAGTTCGAGTAGCAGCGCTTTCGCGTTTTAAAACCGCCTCAGAACAAAAGAAAACCCTTCAAGATCTTGAATCTGGAAAAATTGACATTGTCATTGGAACACACAGACTCCTTCAGCCAGATGTCTCATTTCGCGATTTGGGAATCTTGATTATTGATGAAGAACAGCGCTTTGGTGTGAAGCAAAAAGAAAAATTTAAGGAACTCCGAAAAAATGTAGATATTCTTACGCTTACAGCAACCCCAATTCCACGCACCCTAAACTTAGCGCTCAACAAACTTCGTGATATCTCCACTATCACCACTCCACCACCAGGAAGATTGCCGGTCATTACTGAAGTGCGAAAATATTCTGACCGGCTTATTCAAGATGCTTTGCGACACGAACTCCAGCGAGATGGACAGGTATATTTTCTCCATAATCGTGTCAGCACCATTGAGAGTGTTGCCGATAAAATTCGGAATCTCGTTCCAGAGGCGCACGTTGTCGTGGGACATGGACAACTCGGCTCACAAGATTTGGAACAGCGGATCCTCGATTTTAAAGAGAAGAAATATAATGTTCTCGTTTCGAGCACCATCATCGAAAACGGCATCGATCTCCCCAACGCAAACACCATGATTGTGATGAATGCAGAACGTTTTGGGCTTTCGCAGTTGTACCAGCTCCGTGGAAGAATTGGTCGTGGAAAACGTCAAGCGTTCGCCTATTTTCTCTACCAAACCCAAAAACTTGGAGTAGAGGCAAAAAAACGACTTCGTGCCATTGTTGAGGCAAGCGAACTCGGAAGCGGTTTTCAAATTGCTATGCGAGACCTAGAGATTCGTGGCGCAGGAGATGTACTTGGGGTTAATCAGGCAGGAACGGTTAACGCAGTAGGAGTAGGGTATTTTGTGCGACTCCTCAATGAAACGATTCGAAACATGAAAGAAGGAAAAAAACTGGAACAACCCGAAGAAGCAGAAAGTGTTACTATTGAACTCCCAATAGATGCGTATATTCCTAGTAGCTATGTTGCCGATTCGAAAGAGAAAATTCTTGCGTATCAAAATTTGGCGGCAGTACAAACGGAAGAAGATCTTCGAGAAATTGCAGATGATTTTTCAGAGGAATACGGAAAAATTCCTCGTGAAGTGCGAATGCTCCTCAGGGTGATTGAACTCAAAATTCTTGCACGACAAGCAAATATTCTCGCTGTGCGCTCCGTACCTGTTGGAAGAAATGATCGAGAAATTCATCTGATTCTTGGAAAAAAAGTAAATGCTTCTCAAATTATGAATCTCCTCAAACATCAGGAGAAATGGTTTGTTTCGAGTGATAAGCTCAAAATTTCTCTCAAAGACCTCGGGATGGATTTTATAGGAGAACTCAAAAAGGCTCTGGAATATCTCTCCACCGATAAAAAAGAGAAAAAGGAAGCCGTTTCATAAGAGCCATAAAAAAAGATATTGTCATCAGGTTTTCTTTGACGGAAGGCGTATTTTTTCAGAGAATTTGGCTCCTTTTAATTCTTAAATAATGGAGAAATTACAAGTGGCTATTGCTTTCATTACTGCACTTTCCTTACCATCCTCAGCTACGGCTACTGACATTGGAGAAATCAATGCGACCATGCGCTCAGAAGCAGGAAAAATTATTCCTCTTTCTCCAGCGATTAACCCAAGCGCTCTTCCATCGCTCCCACATCATCAAGACTGCTTTGAGAGATTTATCAGTGAGCAGGCATATACACGAGAAGAGGGAATAGGAAAGGCAAGAAAATTAGTAAAGTGCGCTTCTCCAACAATAAAAAAAACTACAGAAAGTATACAAGGAGCAGTAAAAAAGGTTTCAGGAGAATTGATCCAGCTCGAAAGGGTTGATGCTACATCCGAAGGGTTAATAGCAAAATTTCGAGTCAAGATTCCAAGCAACTAATCACTCATATCCTTTCCTTCTTCTACTCGGAAATGTGAAGATCTTCCTCTTCTTGACGAATTTCATCTCGCACACGTCGAAATCCAAGGAGAAGAAATGCAGAAACCGCACCAAAAATAAGACAAAAGAGGTTAAATGAGAAAGCAAAAAGAAAATCTTGAATGCGATCAATGTTCCCAATTCCCAAAAGAACACCAAAAAAACTAACTCCGGGGATAAGGGATACCGCAATAGCAATACCAATAAGATTGAGTTGATTCACAGGACGGAGCCACGAGTATACAGCCGCAAAACCCGAAAGAAACGCAGAAAGAAGAAGAAAAACATCATATCGCTGAAAACGAAGGGAAAACTCTCGAACATCTAGTGTATTCCCAAAGAGAAGGAGAAGTTTTACAAAAAGCCCAGAGGCCGCCACTACAAAAAGAATACCGCCAAAAAAGCTTGTGGCGGCATAGAGAGTGAGACGAGTGTTTAAAAGAGAAAGCCCTGCGGCAAATGAAAGTACAGGGTTAAGAAGTGGCGCTAAAACCATAGCAGCAATAAGAAGAGGAATATCATCAAGCAAAATTCCGAGTGTGGCGATAAGTCCCGAAAGAAGGCACATCACAAAATATTCTGACTTTAATCGTGATCCCTGAATAAGCTGATCAGCTGCTTCTCGAGCCTTCCGACTTGTTTCCATGCGAATTTTCCAACGGTTCAAATTTGGAAGAGGAATGGGTGTATGCGCAAAGGACAACCATTTTTTTCTGGAGAACATTCTTGTTGTGAAAGACAGAGAATCTTCAAATTATAGCGAAAAGAAGAGTCTTTCTCAACTATTCTGCCATGATAAAAAAAGTTGGCTCTTGAGTAGGAAAATCATTTCGATTATCCTCTCAACATGCTTAAACACGCCAAAATATCAGACTACAAAATAAAAAAAATATTGATGTGTTTTTGTGAAGATATCGATGCCTCAAAAACAGCAAGAATTCTAGAAATAAATCGAAGGACTATTGATCGGTATTTTAATATCTTCCGAGAAAAATAACTCTTCACGCCATCGCTCAAAGTAAGGAATCTGGAGAGTTTGAACTTGATGAAAGTTATTTTGGAGCTAAAAGAGTACGAGGTAAAAGAGGAAGAGGGGCAGCCGGAAAAACACCAGTCTTTGGTATACTTAAACGAGACGGAAAAGTATCAGTAACCATCGTAAAGAAATGCAGTAGAGAAGAGTTATTGCCTATCATACAGGGAAAAATACTCGAAGGTTCCACTATCCACACCGATGGCTGGAGGGCTTATGACGGACTCATTCTAAATGGGTATGATCACTATCGTGTCTACCATTCCCATGATGAATTTGCTCGAGGAAAATGCCATGTGAATGGCATAGAATCTTTCTGGTCATTTGCCAAGAGAAGACTCTCTAAATTCAACGGTATTGCTTCTCATAAGTTTAATCTTCATCTGAAAGAATGTGAGTTCCGATGGAACTATAAAGATCAGAATCTTTATGATAAAATGCTAAAGATTTTGAAGAAATTTTAAAATCTGCTACTCAAGAGCCAAAAGTTTTCTCCAATCTAGGTATTCGCGTCAGACAAAAATCGATCAACTATTATTTCTGCAATTCCCGTATACAACTTTGGAGTGAGACTTAAAAGCCGAACCCTATCTTCTTCCGAAAGATCTTTTTGGGTTTGCACAAAGTCGTAAAATGATTCGAGTGTTATCTCTTTTCCGCGCGTAAGATCTTTGAGTCTCTCATAGGGGTTTTCTGCACCGCGCGCTCGCAAAATGGTTTGCATTGCCTCTGCCAAAACTTCTGGATGTGCAGCAAGATCGTTGTATATTGTTTTTTCATCAAGAGTAAGCTTCTCAAGACCACGTAAAAAACTCTGAATAGCTAGAAAATTATGTCCAAAGGCAACTCCCATATTTCGCAACACCGTAGAGTCTGAAAGATCACGTTGCCAACGAGAAACAGGAAGCTTTTCCGCGAAGTGAGTAAAAAGGGCATTGGCAATCCCAATATTTCCTTCTGCATTTTCAAAATCAATGGGATTTACTTTGTGTGGCATGGCGCTACTTCCTACCTCTCCTTCTTTGAGTTGTTGACGAAAAAAACCAAGAGAAATATATCCCCAAATATCCCGAGAAGCATCAAGAAAGATATTCCCCATGCGAAGAAAAAGATGAGAAATCTCTGCCAAGAAATCGTGTGGCTCAATTTGTGGCACAATAGGATTCCATGTAAGTCCTAATGAGGTTACAAACGATTCCGAAAGCTCAAGCCAATCTATCTCAGGAAAAGCAATAACATGCGCATTAAAATTTCCGCTTGCTCCTGACAGTTTTCCCAAAAACTCTTGTTTCTCGAGTTGTTGTAATTGACGCTGTAAACGAGCAGAAAAAATAAGAAACTCTTTTCCCATCGTTGTTGGACTTGCCGGTTGTCCGTGGGTTCGAGAAAGCAGAGAAACTGCTTTCCACTGGCGTGCCCTAGCTTGAATTTCTTTTTCTGCCTTTTGCAAAAGTGGAAGAAGTGTTTTTTGAATTGCATCTCGTAAGAGAAGAGCATACGCCAGATTATTCACGTCTTCACTCGTAAGGGAAAAGTGAATCCATTCCGAAATGTCGGCAAGAGAGGTATCTTTTACTTTTTCCTTGAGAAAATATTCAACAGCTTTGACATCATGATTTGTTGTTTTTTCAATCTCCTTTATGTGCAGTGCATCATCTTCAGAAAAACTGGAGACAATCTTCTGAAGAAATTCATGCTCCCCCTTAGTTAACTTTCTCAAAGCAGAAATATCATCCCGATCAGAAAGAAAACGAAGCCACTTTTCTTCGACTAAGACCCGAAAACGCATAAGTGCTTCTTCAGAAAAAAAGGAATGAAGTGGCTTGAGCTTCTCTTCATATCGTCCATCGAGTGGAGAAAGAGCGTTCTGCATTGAGGAAAAATACAAAAAATCACCTCTACTATGCCATATTTTTTCGGACGAGAAAAAGATTCCTCAAAAAGGAAAATTTATGATATGATTCTCTGAATCCATTCTAAGAAAAATGCAAAAAGAAAAACCGGATATTTTTGTACTCATGATTATTGCTGTGAGTATCCTCTTTTTTGGGGCGTTGTTTTTTGAATATCTTTCAGGAAATCTGCGAATTTCCGAAGATGGAATCGCTATCTCTTCGCCTGATCCCATGCTTCTTCATGCGCGATTATACGGAACATTTAAAGAAGTATCAGAAGCTACTCCCTAAAAATTAAGGAGAATTTTAGAGGCAAGGCGAATGCCGTGTCGATTTTCGAGAAGGGCAAAAAGAAATTGAAGAATTCGCCGTTCTGATTCCTTTGGAAGCGCAATTCGCTCTGAAACAGAAAGAGGGGCATCTTGCCAGTATCGAAGTGTTTTTATTTCCGAAAATGCGAGCGGAATTGCTCCCTCATTTTTTGGAAAAAAGGAGACAATAGCGCCATCTTCACGCCAC
Coding sequences within:
- a CDS encoding DUF389 domain-containing protein translates to MSFAHTPIPLPNLNRWKIRMETSRKAREAADQLIQGSRLKSEYFVMCLLSGLIATLGILLDDIPLLIAAMVLAPLLNPVLSFAAGLSLLNTRLTLYAATSFFGGILFVVAASGLFVKLLLLFGNTLDVREFSLRFQRYDVFLLLSAFLSGFAAVYSWLRPVNQLNLIGIAIAVSLIPGVSFFGVLLGIGNIDRIQDFLFAFSFNLFCLIFGAVSAFLLLGFRRVRDEIRQEEEDLHISE
- the purB gene encoding adenylosuccinate lyase, translating into MYFSSMQNALSPLDGRYEEKLKPLHSFFSEEALMRFRVLVEEKWLRFLSDRDDISALRKLTKGEHEFLQKIVSSFSEDDALHIKEIEKTTNHDVKAVEYFLKEKVKDTSLADISEWIHFSLTSEDVNNLAYALLLRDAIQKTLLPLLQKAEKEIQARARQWKAVSLLSRTHGQPASPTTMGKEFLIFSARLQRQLQQLEKQEFLGKLSGASGNFNAHVIAFPEIDWLELSESFVTSLGLTWNPIVPQIEPHDFLAEISHLFLRMGNIFLDASRDIWGYISLGFFRQQLKEGEVGSSAMPHKVNPIDFENAEGNIGIANALFTHFAEKLPVSRWQRDLSDSTVLRNMGVAFGHNFLAIQSFLRGLEKLTLDEKTIYNDLAAHPEVLAEAMQTILRARGAENPYERLKDLTRGKEITLESFYDFVQTQKDLSEEDRVRLLSLTPKLYTGIAEIIVDRFLSDANT
- the mfd gene encoding transcription-repair coupling factor, which encodes MFSPSLSSRNDFCKIAASLPPKSSFSGLANSSAKLALITFLLENAEVYRDVKNIVFIPHESSEIHEIKGYASLFLDPEKYRIFSLPLRDARDEAKVEWVIALAQSKGFSGKNIFLLPETDALSEGFPLAEKIARHQLIIQKEDVFEPLHLFNRLISMGFEVSPDVTLQKGQYRRSGDVIDVFPVGAEYPFKIEFEFDRIKNIWSFSLQDKKIIKSFSRLTVYPVKVEAQGRPFYEVLSQDDLVITDDVDSLPGDFFSRSPSKILEFTPFPERSEEEHYQMRFLSVLKFYNLFDLLTDFRAKLSNGYLIFVFTKRIEELSGILLEEKIPFTSETPEKPSEGLFLIDADSAEHMPSSFQNPDQKILFLTDREIFQLRRSRKQKSLDKLNLEFLTSLKVGDYVVHMDHGIGHFLGVTEQEIDEHIREYLEIAYAGTDRLFVPVDQADKVSRFLCEEGDEPKLNRLGSAEWENVQKKAKKETEKVAKELLRLYAEREQARKTSFLSDTKIQQEFEKTFPYEETPGQMSAIADVKRDMESEKPMDRLVCGDVGFGKTEVAIRAAFKCVQSGRQVALISPVTILAQQHYESFSKRMEHFGVRVAALSRFKTASEQKKTLQDLESGKIDIVIGTHRLLQPDVSFRDLGILIIDEEQRFGVKQKEKFKELRKNVDILTLTATPIPRTLNLALNKLRDISTITTPPPGRLPVITEVRKYSDRLIQDALRHELQRDGQVYFLHNRVSTIESVADKIRNLVPEAHVVVGHGQLGSQDLEQRILDFKEKKYNVLVSSTIIENGIDLPNANTMIVMNAERFGLSQLYQLRGRIGRGKRQAFAYFLYQTQKLGVEAKKRLRAIVEASELGSGFQIAMRDLEIRGAGDVLGVNQAGTVNAVGVGYFVRLLNETIRNMKEGKKLEQPEEAESVTIELPIDAYIPSSYVADSKEKILAYQNLAAVQTEEDLREIADDFSEEYGKIPREVRMLLRVIELKILARQANILAVRSVPVGRNDREIHLILGKKVNASQIMNLLKHQEKWFVSSDKLKISLKDLGMDFIGELKKALEYLSTDKKEKKEAVS
- a CDS encoding transposase translates to MFQHLSGENHPVCYRIKKESGEFELDESYCGVKRVRGKRGRGAVGKTPIFGILKREEKISVAIIKKCNKEELLPIIQEKILEGSTIHTDGWRVYDGLIPQWL
- the nusA gene encoding transcription termination/antitermination protein NusA; amino-acid sequence: MDKGKFIAALTQIAAEKNLDEDIVLEAVKMAITAAYRKDYGNKDQEIEVILRDDAQFASILQIKEVVEEVENENFEISLKEAQKIKSGVELGDEIRIDVTPIEYGRIAAQSAKQVILQRLQEAERTALFQRFKSRQDSLLTASVSRVEGSHIFLDIEKTTVLLLPRDQISNEKLFPGRRIRVYLEKVQQTSKGPQLKVSRTHPRLIELLMHQEIPEIEHKEVEIRAVARDPGVRSKVAVSSGDQKVDPVGACIGQRGTRIAPIMDELSGERVDVIEWSNDPTMLIARALQPAKINNVVIVIPEEGTDPNTGRRVKKRAAVFVEEVERAMAVGKRGQNIRLASELTGFELDMYNAEEYEPFLSKLQEIQQVPSSKKKEVSSESNE